Genomic DNA from Microbacterium neungamense:
TTCCGGTCCCGGCAGGTGGTGGACTTCGACGCGTTCGCCGACGACGGCATCTTCCTCATCGGCGGTCGCACCGGCGCCGGCAAGTCCAGCATCCTGGACGCGGTCTGCTTCGGCCTGTACGGCGGCGTCCCGCGTTACGACGGCGGCGAGAAGCGGCTGCGCAGCGACCACTGCGAACCGGACGACCCGACCTCGGTCGCAGTCGAGTTCAGCACCGTCGCCGGCCGGTTCCGGGTGACGCGCTCGCCCTCCTACGAGCGGCCCGCCAAGCGCGGGGGCGGCATGACGACGCAGGCGCCGTCCGCCTCGCTGGAGGAGCTCACGGATGCCGGGTGGGTGGGCCGGGCCGCGCGCGTCGTCGACGTCGCCAACGAGCTCGCCGACATCCTGCAGCTGTCGCAGGAGCAGTTCCTGCAGGTGATCCTGCTGGCGCAGAACCGCTTCGCCGACTTCCTCCTCGCCGACAGCAGGGAGCGGCAGAAGCTGCTGCGCCGGCTGTTCGGCACCGAGCGCTTCGAGGACTACCAGCAGCGGTTCGACGAGCGGCGGCGCCTCGCCGAGCAGAGCCTCGCCGCCCGGCGCGCAACGATCGAGGCCCGGCTCGAGGAGGCGGAGCGGATCGCGACGGATGCTGAGCTGTGGGGCGACTCCGGCCCCGCGGCGGGCGGTGCGACGACCGAGGAACGGCTCGAAACGCTGCAGCGTGCCCTCGCCCGGGCGGAGTACCGGGCGGAGCGGCTCGCCGCCGAGCGCGCCGACGCCGAGAAGCGGCTGGAGGCCGCGGATGCCGCGCTCACCGAGCTCACCCGGCAGCGGGAGGCGCAGACCGAGCGCGACCGGGCGCGCGCGGCTCTCGCCGCGCTCGACGCCCAGGCCGACGAGATCGCCGCGGACCGGCGGCGCCGCGACCTCGGCCGGGCCGCCGAGGCGCTGCGCGGTGTGATCGCCGCCGCGCGGAGGGCGCAGGCCGCGCTCGCCGACGCCGAGCGCGGCGAGTCGGAGGCCCGCGACGCTCTGCCTGCCGCGGTGGCGGCGGCGTGCCGGCAGACGGAGACCGACGGCGACCTCCCGCCGGCGGCCGAGGGGAGCGGGGACGTCACCCGGCTGCGCGCCTTCGCTTCGGACCTGACACGGGAGAGCGGAGCGTGGCAGCGCGCCGCCGAACTGGAGCAGCGGAGCGCCGACCGTGAGCGCGAGCTCGCCGAGGCCGAGCAGGAGGCCGCGGCGGCGGGGGAGCGGATCACCGCTCTGCAGGCCGAGCGTGCCGAACTCCCCGGCCGCATCGCCGAGCTGACCGCGGAGCGCGACGCCGCCCGGCGCGCCGGAGATCGTGCCGAAGACCTCGCCCGGGCGGTCGAGGACGCCCGCACCTGCCGGGCGGCCGCGGCCGAGGTGGCGCGCCTGGACGACGAGATCGCGGCGGCCGAGCGACGGCTCGCCGAGCTCACCACCGCCCATGCCGAGGCGCAGACCGCGCTCGCCCGCCTGCGCCAGCGGCGGCTGGACGGATTCGCCGGCGAGCTCGCCACCGCGCTCGTCCCCGGTGAGCCCTGCGCCGTGTGCGGGGCGACCGAGCATCCGTCCCCGGCCGAGCACGCCGATCCCGTCTCCGCCGAGGACATCGCGGACGCCGAGGCGCGCCGCGACGACGCCGCCCGGGCCGAACGGCAGGCGGAGAGCAGGCTCGGCGAGCGGCGCGCCGAGCGCGCGGCCGCCGCGGAGCGCTCACGGGGCCTCAGCCCGTCCGCGGCGGAGGCCGTGCTCGAGACGGCATCCGCCGCGCACGCCGAGGCCGAAGCCGCGGCCGAACGCGCCCTCGCCCTGGACGCCGCCCTGGCCCGGTGCACCGCTCAGGCCGAGGACGTGGAGCGCCGGCAGACGGAGGCCGCCCAGGAGCAGGCCGCGGCGCGGGAGCGGCTCGCCCTCCTCCGGCAGACGGCCGAGGATGCCCAGCGGGCGATCGCCGCCGCGCGCGGCGCGCACGCCACCGTCGCCGACCGCCTCGCCGAGGCCGGCGCGCACATCCACGCCGCGACCCGCGCCGCGGACGCCATCGAGGACCGGCTCGTCCGTGAGACCGCCGCCGCCGACGCGGACGCCGATCTCGCGGCGGCCCTGGAGACGTCCCCGTTCGGGGACACCGCCGAGGTCGAGGCCGCACTGCTGCCTGCGGCGGAGATCGCCCGGCTGGACGACCGCATCACCCAGCACGCCGTCCAGCGCGAGAAGGAACGCGGCATCCTCCTCGAACTGGAGCTGCTCACCCTGCCCGAGGAGCCGATCGACCTGGCGCCGGCGACGGCCGCAGCCGCGGAGGCCCGCGCCGCCTGGATCGCAGCGGTGGAGGCCGCCGGCCGCATCGACGGCGTGAACGCCGCCCTCGCCGCGGCCATCGACGGCGCGGCATCCGAACACCGCGTCTCGGCGGCCGACACGGCCGACTACGAGACGATCCGCGGACTCGCGGATGCCGTCGCCGGCCGCTCCGGCAACACGCACCGCATGAACCTGGAGACCTTCGTCCTGGCCGCGGAGCTCGAGGAGATCGTCGATGCGGCGAACCTGCGCCTGCGCGAGATGTCGTCGGGGAGGTACCGGCTGCAGCACTCGGACGCCCTCGCGGCCCGCGGCGCCGCCTCCGGCCTCGGCATCGTCGTGCACGACGCGTACACCGGGCAGACCCGCCCCGCCAGGTCGCTGTCCGGCGGCGAGACCTTCCTCAGCTCGCTCGCACTCGCCCTCGGACTCGCCGAGGTCGTCACGGCGCGGGCCGGCGGCATCCGGCTGGACACGCTGTTCATCGACGAGGGCTTCGGCTCCCTCGACGCCGACACCCTCGAGATCGCGATGCGCACCCTCGACGAGCTACGGCAGGGCGGGCGCACCGTCGGAGTGATCAGCCACGTCGAGGCCATGCAGGAGCAGATCCCCGCTCAGCTGACGGTGCGCACCCTGCCGGACGGGCCGAGCGTGGTCGAAGCGGCGTTCCGAACGTCCTAGCGCTCTCGCGTGTTCGAGACCTCCGGGGCGTCCTCGAGGCCGTACTCGCGCTTCACGTAGGCCCACAGCTGGGCGCTGCACGCCGCGACCATGTCGTCCCAGATCGTGGTCGCGCCGTCCTTCGCACGGTCCGACACCGCCCGGAGCACCCGGATCGGCACCCCGAACTGCTGTGCCACCCAGACGAACGCGAAGGTCTCCATGTCGACGAGCACGCCGCCGAGCGAGCGGATGCGGGCCACGGCATCCGCGTCGTCGACGAAGATGTCGCCGGTCGCGATCGTCAGCCCCTCGCGTCCCGTCTCCACGCGCGGCGGCAGCGAGACGTGCTGACCGACGATCCCGTCCAGGTCCTGCACGTCGTGCTGGATCGCCGCGCTCACCTCGTACACGTCCGCGGGCAGGTCCTCCTCCACCGCGCCCGCGGTGCCGACCACGAGAACCTCCTCGTAGTCGCCGGCGTCGAGGGCGCGGGTGAGCCCGTACGCCGCCTTGAGCTTGCCGGGACCGGTGACCAGCCGGTCGAAACCGGGGATCTCTGCGGGGAACGCCTGCAGCTCGGATTCGAGGGCGGCGACGAGGAGTTTCACGCATCCATCCTGTCAGGTAGACACTGGTACCAGCGAAGGAGGACACCGTGACGATGCAGCAGGAGATCGCCGAGGCCCTGGGAGTCCAGGCCGACATCGACCCGACCACCGAGACCGAGGCACGCGTGCAGTTCCTCGTCGACTACCTGACCGCCACCGGCACCAAGGGCTACGTGCTCGGCATCTCCGGCGGTCAGGACTCGACGCTGGCGGGCCGGCTCGCGCAGCTCGCGGTGGAGCGCGTGCGCGAGTACGGGGGCGAGGCGTCGTTCTTCGCCGTCCGGCTGCCGTATCGCGTGCAGGCGGATGCCGCGGACGCCCGGGCCGCCCTGGAGTTCATCGCCCCCGACCGCTCCGTCGAGGTGAACATCCAGCACGGGGTGGACGGGATCGAGGCCGACATCGAGGAGGCCTTCGGCTCGGACATCTCGGACTTCAACCGCGGCAACATCAAAGCGCGGATCCGCATGGTCACGCAGTACGCGATCGCCGGGCACGACGGGATGCTCGTGATCGGCACGGACCACGCCGCCGAGGCCGTGACCGGCTTCTACACGAAGTTCGGCGACGGGGCGGCCGACATCCTGCCGCTGTCGGGCCTCACCAAGCGGCAGGGGCGCGCCATGCTGCGCGCGCTGGGCGCCCCGGAGCGGCTGTACCTGAAGGTGCCGACCGCCGACCTGCTCGACGGGCAGCCCGGCCGCCCGGACGAGGACGAGCTCGGCCTCACCTACGAGCAGATCGACGACTACCTGGAGGGCAAGGAGGTCGATCCCGCCGTCGCCGAGCGCATCGAGGCGAAGTACCTCGCCACCCGACACAAGCGGCACCTGCCGGTCACACCGCAGGACGGGTGGTGGCGGTAGGGACGCTCCGCGCGGGGATGCCGCGTGCGAGCATGCCCTCGCACGGCCCGGTGCCAGCTCGCTCGCGGCATCCCCGCGCTCCGCTGGGGGGCAGGGGCAGGGCGGAGGGGGTGTCGGAGGCCACGGATAGTCTCGAGTGAGCGGCTCCCGAAGGCCGCGGAGAAGGAGCATCCGTGCGCGTCGTCACCACCGACAGCCCGCCCCGCGTCGTCTGGAGCGCGAGCGATCTGAAGCTCGCCGCCGAGTGCGAGTTCGCGTGGGCGCGGGCGCTCGACGCCAAACTCGGGCGGGTGGCCGCGGTCGAGGAACCTGAGGACGCCACGCTCGCACGGGCGGCCGAGCTCGGCGACGTGCACGAGCGCGCGGTCCTCGAACAGTACATCGCCCGCTTCGGCGAGGGCGGCGAGGCCGGCGTCGTCGCGTTGCCGAAGGTCTCCTCTGCGGATGCGGATGCCCTCGGCGCCGCCGTCGCCGAGACCGGACGCGCGCTGCGCTCCGCGGCATCCGTCATCTTCCAGGCCGCCTTCGCCACGCCCGAGTTCGTGGGCTTCGCCGACTTCCTGCTCCGCGACCCCGACGGGCGCTGGCGCGTCCAGGACACCAAGCTCGCCCGCACCGCCCGGGTGACCGCGCTCATGCAGCTGGCGGCATACGTCGACCAGCTCGACCGGCTCGGCATCCCTCGCGCCGACGAAGTCGATCTGATCCTCGGCGACGGCACCATCAGCACCCACGCCGTCGACGACCTGCTGCCGCTGTTCCACGTGCGCCGTGCCCGCCTCCGTGCGCTCATCGCGGACCGCCGCATCGACACCGGCGCCGCCGGCGAGCCGCTCGCCTGGGGTGATGATCGCGGCGACCTTCAGATCACGGCGTGCGGGCGCTGCGCCACCTGCGAAGAGCAGGTGGATGCGCACCGCGATCTGCTGCTGGTCGCCCGGATGCGTCCGGTGCAGCGGCAGCGCCTGCGCGCCGCCGGCATCCGCACCATCGACGAGCTGGCGGTCGCGACGGATGCGCCCGAGGGAATGAACGGTGACACCTTCACCGCATTGCGCGCCCAGGCGCGCCTCCAGGCCGGTGCGTCGGCGGAGCCGGGGGCCGCGCCGCCCTTCGAGCTGGTGTCGCCGCACGCGATCGGCATGATGCCCAGGCCCAGCCACGGCGACATCTTCTTCGACTTCGAGGGCGACCCGCTGTACACCGAGCAGGCCGAGAACCCGCACTGGGGACTGGACTACCTGTTCGGATGGATCGACAACGCGGAGCAGTACTCCGCGCTGTGGGCGCACACGTTCGCCGAGGAGAAGCAGGCGCTGCTCGACTTCCTCGAGTTCGTGAAGCTGCGCCGGCAGACCCATCCCGACATGCACATCTACCACTACGCGCCGTACGAGACCGCGCATCTCGCGGCGATGGCCGCGCGGCACGGCGTCGGCGAGGCCGACGTCGACCGGCTGCTGCGGGAGGGCGTGTTCGTCGACCTGTACCCGATCGTGCTGCGCTCGGTGCGGGTCGGCTCCCGGTCCTACTCGATCAAGAAGCTCGAGCCGCTGTACATGGGCGACGAGGTGCGCGAGAGCGACGTGCAGAAGGGCGACGAGTCGATCGTCCAGTACGTCGAGGCGCGCGCGCTCGCCGCGGCCGGGCGGGATGCCGAGGCGCAGGCGATCCTCGACGACCTCGCCGACTACAACCGGTACGACTGCGTCTCCACGCGGCGGCTGCGCGACTGGCTGATCGGCCTGGCCCGCGAGACCGGGGTGCTTCCGGCGCCACCGGACGATCCCGAGACCCGGGTGTACGAGCCGTCGCCGCTGTCGCTGGCGCTGCAGGCCGAGGCGCTGCGGGTCGAGCGCGAGGGCGGGAACGGAGAGTGCCACCGGGTGGCGGCCGCCGCGATCGACTACTACCCGCGCGAGGCGAAGAGCTTCTGGGTCGCGCACTTCCAGCGGCTGCGCGAACCGGTGTCGCTGTGGGAGTCGACCCGCGATGTGCTGCGGGTGGATGCCGACCGCAGCGGCGTCGACGAGCCGTGGGCGGTGGACGAGGGCCGGCGCATCCAGACGCGGGTCGTGCGGCTGCGCGGCGAGGTCGCGCCGGGGAGCACGGTCGGGGCGGGCGCGCGGCCGTTCGCGCTGTACGCCGCACCCGCCCCGTTCGACGTGGACGCGCCCTCGCGGGTCATCCACATCCCGCACGAGGTCGAGGTGCTCGAGGTGCTCGACGACGGCTACCTCGTGCGCGAACGGGCCGTGCAGGGGCAGACCTGGGACGAGCTGCCGCTCGCACTCACCCCGGCCGCGCCCCCGAACGTCGCCTCGCAGCAGTCCGCGATCGAGGAATGGGCGGATGCCGTGCACCGCGCCGCACCGGAGTTCCCGGAGGATCCGGCCTCGGACATCCTCTGCCGCATCCCGCCGCGCACCCGCTCCGGCGGCCCGATCCCGGCCGCCGGTGAAGAACGGATCGACGCCATCGTGCGGGCGGTCCTCGACCTCGACCGCAGCTATCTGGCGGTGCAGGGCCCGCCCGGGACCGGCAAGACGTACACCGGCTCGCAGGTGATCGCGCGGCTGGTGCGCGAGCACCGATTCCGGATCGGCGTGGTCGCGCAGTCGCACGCGATCGTGGAGAACCTGCTGGAGCGGGTCGTCGCCGACGGCGTGCCGGCTTCGCAGGTCGCGAAGGCGCCGAAGGACCCGGATGCCGATCCGTGCTTCACCGTCATCCGCAAGGACGGCATGGCGGGCTTCATCGCCGAGCACGCGGACCAGGGGTTCGTGGTGGGCGGCACGGCGTGGGACTTCAGCAACACGCGGCGCGTCGACCGGCGCGGCCTCGACCTGCTCGTGATCGACGAGGCCGGGCAGTTCTCGCTCGCCTCGACCATCGCGGTGGCCGCCGGCGCGCAGCGCCTGCTGCTGCTCGGCGACCCGCAGCAGCTGCCGCAGGTCAGCCAGGGGGCGCACCCGGAACCCGTGGACACCTCGGCGCTCGGCTGGGTGATGGATGGCGACGCGGTCATCGATCCGGCCTACGGCTACTTCCTGGACGCGTCGTGGCGGATGCATCCCGCTGTCGCGGCACCGGTCTCACGGCTCGCGTACGCGGGCAAGCTGGCATCCGCCCCGGGCACCGAGACCCGCGTGGTGGAGGGCGTCGAGCCCGGCCTGCACATCGTGCCGGTGCGGCACCGCGGCAACGCGACGCAGTCGCCGGAGGAAGCCGCCGCGGTCGTGGCGATCGTGCGGGACCTCGTCGGTCGCCGTTACGTCGACGGATGCGGGACGGATGCCGCGCCGCGCCCGCTCGAGCAGGCGGACATCATCGTCGTCGCGCCGTACAACGCGCAGAAGCAGCTCATCCACGACGAGCTCGCCGCCGCCGGATTCGGTGAGGTCGCGGTGGGCACGGTGGACAACTTCCAGGGCAAGGAGGCGGTCGTGTCGATCACCTCGCTCGCCGCCTCCAGCGGACGCGACGCCCCGCGAGGCCCGGAGTTCCTGCTGCTGCAGAACCGCCTGAACGTCGCGATCTCACGAGCCAAGAGCGTCGCCTACCTGGTGCACTCCCCGGCCCTGCTCGACGACCTGCCGCACACCCCGGAAGGCGTCGCCCGCCTCAGCGCTTTCGCCCGCCTCGTCGGCGCCGACCGCGACTGAGGCCCACCGGCGCCGCCCGCCGCGCCGGGCGCGCTGGCGGTTCGGCGTGGCGCGGGCGCTGGCTGTTCGGCGCCCCGGCTGTTCGGCGCCCCGCGCTCGAGCGACGCCGCGCCGCGGAGGCCCCGCGTCGTTCCCGTCGCGGGGAGGTTCGCGCATCCGCCGGGGTGTTCCGCGATGCGTTTCTCTTCTGGCGGAGGCGGGCGCCAACGGCGTGGCCGCCGCGCCCCCGGGTCGGATCCTCTTGCTAGCGTGGCGAGCAGGCATTCCGTCGACGACATCCTGCGCGCCTCGGCATCCTGGGTCTGGTTCCCGCGTGACAGCGACGAGGAGAAGACGGAACTGCAACTCGTCCGGTACCCGTCGCGCTTCGGCGGGGGAGTGCGGGCCTCCCAGGTCGATTCGATCCTCGACGCGGCATCCGTGCTCGACCATGCGATCGAGCGCACGCGCGCCTGGGGCGAGACGAAGCTCACGTTCTGGACCAACGAGTCCGACCGCCCCGACCTCGAGGCGGAGCTGCGCGCTCGCGGCGCCGAGCACATCGACACGGTCGCCGTCCTCGCCCGGCCCGTCGCCGGCGAGCCCGTCGCCGCCCCCGAGGACGTCTCGGTCGAGGTCGTGCGCACCCTCCAGCAGGTGCGCGAGATGGACGCCGTGAACGTTCCGGTGTGGGAGCAGGAGCCCCTCGACGAGGACGGCCTGCGGGCCGAGCTCGACGAGATCTCCGCGGCGCTGGCGGCCCGCATCCACGCCCGGGTGATCGCGCGGCTCGACGGTGATGCGGTGAGCACCGGCGGATGCACGATCGTGGACGGCTTCGTCCGCCTCTGGGGCGCGGCGACCCTGCCGCACGCCCGCGGCCGCGGGGCCTACCGGGCCGTGCTCGCCGAACGGATGCGGATCGGCGCCGAGTTCGGGGCGATCACCGCGCTCGTGAAGGGACGGATCGGCACCTCCGCCCCGATCCTCGCCCGCGCCGGCTTCGCGCACTACGGCGACGAGCGCGGCTACGTCCTCGACGTCGCCTGACGCGCGAGCGGCACGGGCGGTGCGAACGCGCGCCCAGGGACCGTCCGGTCAGACCGTGCCGTACAGCCGGTCGCCGGCGTCGCCGAGCCCGGGGACGATGTAGCCCTTCTCGTTGAGCCCCTCGTCCAGAGCGCCCAGCACGATGGTCACGTCGCGGTCGCCGACGAGCTGCTCGATGGCGGCCAGGCCTTCCGGGGTGCCGAGCAGGCAGATCGCGGTGACGTCCCTGGCCCCACGGTCGAAGAGGAACTGGATCGCCGCACCGAGCGATCCCCCGGTCGCGAGCATGGGGTCGATCGCGAAGCACTGGCGGTCGCTGAGGTCATCGGGCAGCCGCTCCGCATACGTCGTGGGCTCGAACGTCGTCTCGTCGCGGACCATGCCGAGGAAGCCGACCTCCGCGGTCGGCAGCAGCTTGACCATGCCCTCGAGCATCCCGAGCCCCGCGCGCAGGATCGGCACGACGATCGGCCGCGGCTCGGAGATCTTCACGCCGGTGGTCTTCGTGACCGGCGTCTGGATCTCGATCGGGCTCACCTTGACATTGCGGGTCGCCTCGTACGCCAGGAGGGTGACCAGCTCCTCGGTGAGCTGGCGGAACACCGGCGACGGCGTGCGCTCGTCACGCAGCACGGTGAGCTTGTGGGTGATCAGGGGGTGGTCGGCCACGTGAACGCGCATGCGTACAGGCTACTTGTCCGCGTCGTCTCGCGAGGACGGGCCCGTTCCATCCGGGATCCGGCGGGGACGGATGCCGGAGACTAGGCTCGACCGACGGGAGGACGCATGACAGCCGCCGACGAACGCGCCATGCAGCGGGCGCTCGCGCTCGCCGCCGAGGCGGCCGCGGCCGGGGAGATCCCGGTCGGCGCCGTGGTGCTCGATCCGGACGGGCGGATGGCGGGCGAGGGCCGCAACCTCCGCGAGGCCACGCACGACCCGACCGCCCATGCGGAGGTCGTCGCGTTGCGCCAGGCGGCCGACGCGCTGGGGTCGTGGAACCTGCAGGGGCATACTCTCGTCGTCACGCTGGAGCCGTGCGTGATGTGCGCCGGGGCGGTGCTGCAGTCGCGGGTGAGCCGTGTCGTCTTCGGCGCGTGGGACGACAAGGCCGGCGCCGCCGGCTCCATGTACGACGTGCTCCGCGATCGTCGCCTGCCATATCGCGCCGAGGTCGTCGCGGGCATCCAGTCGGATGCCGCGATCGCGCTGCTCCGCGACTTCTTCGAGCAGCGCCGCTGACCCGGACTGGCCCGTATGGACCCTGACCCGAATGGACACATTGTGTCCGGAACTGCGGGTCGGCCGGCGCACTACCCTCACGTGGCGACACAATGTGTCGGGAAGTGAGGGTGTGTCGGGAAGTGAGGGTGTGTCGGGAAGTGAGGGTGTGTCGGGAAGTGAGGGTCAGTCGGAGGACTTGAGCACGAAGGCGTCCGTCGACGGCTCCGGGTCCAGGGCCGGACGGTAGATGTCCGGTTCGAGGTAGATCACCCTCGCCGCGGGCACGGCCGCGCGGATCCGCTTCTCGATCGCGTCGATGTCGTCCGCGGCCTGACGCACGGTCTTGTCCGAGCGCAGCGCGATCTTCGCGGCGACCATGAGCTCGTCCGGGCCGAGGTGCAG
This window encodes:
- the tadA gene encoding tRNA adenosine(34) deaminase TadA, producing MTAADERAMQRALALAAEAAAAGEIPVGAVVLDPDGRMAGEGRNLREATHDPTAHAEVVALRQAADALGSWNLQGHTLVVTLEPCVMCAGAVLQSRVSRVVFGAWDDKAGAAGSMYDVLRDRRLPYRAEVVAGIQSDAAIALLRDFFEQRR
- the upp gene encoding uracil phosphoribosyltransferase — translated: MRVHVADHPLITHKLTVLRDERTPSPVFRQLTEELVTLLAYEATRNVKVSPIEIQTPVTKTTGVKISEPRPIVVPILRAGLGMLEGMVKLLPTAEVGFLGMVRDETTFEPTTYAERLPDDLSDRQCFAIDPMLATGGSLGAAIQFLFDRGARDVTAICLLGTPEGLAAIEQLVGDRDVTIVLGALDEGLNEKGYIVPGLGDAGDRLYGTV
- a CDS encoding nucleoside phosphorylase, coding for MKLLVAALESELQAFPAEIPGFDRLVTGPGKLKAAYGLTRALDAGDYEEVLVVGTAGAVEEDLPADVYEVSAAIQHDVQDLDGIVGQHVSLPPRVETGREGLTIATGDIFVDDADAVARIRSLGGVLVDMETFAFVWVAQQFGVPIRVLRAVSDRAKDGATTIWDDMVAACSAQLWAYVKREYGLEDAPEVSNTRER
- a CDS encoding AAA family ATPase, coding for MRLHRLEVEGFGPFRSRQVVDFDAFADDGIFLIGGRTGAGKSSILDAVCFGLYGGVPRYDGGEKRLRSDHCEPDDPTSVAVEFSTVAGRFRVTRSPSYERPAKRGGGMTTQAPSASLEELTDAGWVGRAARVVDVANELADILQLSQEQFLQVILLAQNRFADFLLADSRERQKLLRRLFGTERFEDYQQRFDERRRLAEQSLAARRATIEARLEEAERIATDAELWGDSGPAAGGATTEERLETLQRALARAEYRAERLAAERADAEKRLEAADAALTELTRQREAQTERDRARAALAALDAQADEIAADRRRRDLGRAAEALRGVIAAARRAQAALADAERGESEARDALPAAVAAACRQTETDGDLPPAAEGSGDVTRLRAFASDLTRESGAWQRAAELEQRSADRERELAEAEQEAAAAGERITALQAERAELPGRIAELTAERDAARRAGDRAEDLARAVEDARTCRAAAAEVARLDDEIAAAERRLAELTTAHAEAQTALARLRQRRLDGFAGELATALVPGEPCAVCGATEHPSPAEHADPVSAEDIADAEARRDDAARAERQAESRLGERRAERAAAAERSRGLSPSAAEAVLETASAAHAEAEAAAERALALDAALARCTAQAEDVERRQTEAAQEQAAARERLALLRQTAEDAQRAIAAARGAHATVADRLAEAGAHIHAATRAADAIEDRLVRETAAADADADLAAALETSPFGDTAEVEAALLPAAEIARLDDRITQHAVQREKERGILLELELLTLPEEPIDLAPATAAAAEARAAWIAAVEAAGRIDGVNAALAAAIDGAASEHRVSAADTADYETIRGLADAVAGRSGNTHRMNLETFVLAAELEEIVDAANLRLREMSSGRYRLQHSDALAARGAASGLGIVVHDAYTGQTRPARSLSGGETFLSSLALALGLAEVVTARAGGIRLDTLFIDEGFGSLDADTLEIAMRTLDELRQGGRTVGVISHVEAMQEQIPAQLTVRTLPDGPSVVEAAFRTS
- the nadE gene encoding ammonia-dependent NAD(+) synthetase, whose translation is MQQEIAEALGVQADIDPTTETEARVQFLVDYLTATGTKGYVLGISGGQDSTLAGRLAQLAVERVREYGGEASFFAVRLPYRVQADAADARAALEFIAPDRSVEVNIQHGVDGIEADIEEAFGSDISDFNRGNIKARIRMVTQYAIAGHDGMLVIGTDHAAEAVTGFYTKFGDGAADILPLSGLTKRQGRAMLRALGAPERLYLKVPTADLLDGQPGRPDEDELGLTYEQIDDYLEGKEVDPAVAERIEAKYLATRHKRHLPVTPQDGWWR
- a CDS encoding TM0106 family RecB-like putative nuclease — translated: MRVVTTDSPPRVVWSASDLKLAAECEFAWARALDAKLGRVAAVEEPEDATLARAAELGDVHERAVLEQYIARFGEGGEAGVVALPKVSSADADALGAAVAETGRALRSAASVIFQAAFATPEFVGFADFLLRDPDGRWRVQDTKLARTARVTALMQLAAYVDQLDRLGIPRADEVDLILGDGTISTHAVDDLLPLFHVRRARLRALIADRRIDTGAAGEPLAWGDDRGDLQITACGRCATCEEQVDAHRDLLLVARMRPVQRQRLRAAGIRTIDELAVATDAPEGMNGDTFTALRAQARLQAGASAEPGAAPPFELVSPHAIGMMPRPSHGDIFFDFEGDPLYTEQAENPHWGLDYLFGWIDNAEQYSALWAHTFAEEKQALLDFLEFVKLRRQTHPDMHIYHYAPYETAHLAAMAARHGVGEADVDRLLREGVFVDLYPIVLRSVRVGSRSYSIKKLEPLYMGDEVRESDVQKGDESIVQYVEARALAAAGRDAEAQAILDDLADYNRYDCVSTRRLRDWLIGLARETGVLPAPPDDPETRVYEPSPLSLALQAEALRVEREGGNGECHRVAAAAIDYYPREAKSFWVAHFQRLREPVSLWESTRDVLRVDADRSGVDEPWAVDEGRRIQTRVVRLRGEVAPGSTVGAGARPFALYAAPAPFDVDAPSRVIHIPHEVEVLEVLDDGYLVRERAVQGQTWDELPLALTPAAPPNVASQQSAIEEWADAVHRAAPEFPEDPASDILCRIPPRTRSGGPIPAAGEERIDAIVRAVLDLDRSYLAVQGPPGTGKTYTGSQVIARLVREHRFRIGVVAQSHAIVENLLERVVADGVPASQVAKAPKDPDADPCFTVIRKDGMAGFIAEHADQGFVVGGTAWDFSNTRRVDRRGLDLLVIDEAGQFSLASTIAVAAGAQRLLLLGDPQQLPQVSQGAHPEPVDTSALGWVMDGDAVIDPAYGYFLDASWRMHPAVAAPVSRLAYAGKLASAPGTETRVVEGVEPGLHIVPVRHRGNATQSPEEAAAVVAIVRDLVGRRYVDGCGTDAAPRPLEQADIIVVAPYNAQKQLIHDELAAAGFGEVAVGTVDNFQGKEAVVSITSLAASSGRDAPRGPEFLLLQNRLNVAISRAKSVAYLVHSPALLDDLPHTPEGVARLSAFARLVGADRD